The stretch of DNA tagcTTTTCACTAATACAGCTACACAAAAATTCAAGTGAGGacaatgtaaattaaatatgcACTCACTTTTAGAGGTTTATTGTTAATAAAACACAAGCCAAAAGTGCAGTGTGCATATAATAAATTCaagttttgttttgtaatttgtGAAAACTTAATGCAGTGCCGTTTGTGGAGCATATCTTAACCCTGAGAGAATGAATTGAGGTGCTTCCCATATTTAACAAAATGCAGTACTTCAGAATTCCTTTATAGAAGCATTTAGTTACAGAACAGTTTATGTCTTCCATTTGTGTTTGACTTTTGATTTGCTTCCTTTACATAGGAAGAAACCAACACATGTTAAAGTGAATTGCTGGTTCTGCAGTCAAGACACTGAGGTTCCTTATGGGAACAGAAACTGCTGGGACTGCCCGAACTGTGAGCAGTACAATGGCTTCCAGGAGGTATTGCCTTGTcttgaaaatataaacatttattactGACTAACATATTCAGTTTAGTCCTAGGGCttcatttatacatttgtaGGCACTAATGTGATCTTGACATGActttcatatttaattttttgttttaatacgctgtctgaaaaatgtaattcaggaatgattaaaaatgtgactgctaatttgtaattttttgtTGATATGTTGTGTTTTGCAGAATGGTGATTACAACAAACCAATTCCAGCACAATACATGGAGCACCTCAATCATGGAGTATCAGCTGGTTTTCCTGTGTGTGAGGCACCCAAGACTCTTCAGTGGGTTAACTGTCAAATGCTGCTATGCAAAAAGTGCAATAATAACCAGACGATAAAGATAAAGCAGTTGGCATCGTTTACTCCAAGGGAGGAagtaagttttacatttgatctTCGTTCTTTTAGTTAAAACAAGGGACTACAATTATTAAAAGTGTGGTTTGATGATCATAAAGAGGCAGATTGTAGtactctttcattcattcattcattcattatctgtaaccgcttatccaattcagggtcgcggtgggtccagagcctacctggaatcattgggcacaaggcgggaatacaccctggagggggcgccagtccttcacagggcaacacagacacacattcactcacacactcacacctacggacacttttgagtcgccaatccacctaccaacgtgtgtttttggactgtgggaggaaaccggagcacccggaggaaacccacgcggacacagggagaacacaccaactcctcacagacagtcacccggagcgggaaacgaacccacaacctccaggcccctggagctgtgtgactgcgacactacctgctgcgccaccgtgccgccctgtagtACTCTTTAACTATTATATTTCGAGCATTATTGTCTATTGTAAGGGGTTAAATTACTTGTGATTctgcaattaaaataatttttgagCCATAAGTCAAATTGCCCACTCTTTTCTGCCAACCACTGcaaaatataacacacacagctgtaggAATCAAGTCCAAACTCTTTTCAGCTTTTCTCTTTGACAGTTTGTTGTAGCTCAAAGTGGTCTTTCCAGAAATATAACATTTGCCCACACATGCTGACTGCCATGATGTAAAGTTAGACCGTTTGATAAAAATCAAGAATGTTATACATCAAGACTGACTGATTCACACTAAAGGGGAAaaccatgtatttttttttcatgttataCATTTGCACCAAAACCTGATAGATTTTGAGAATGTccaattttctttttatgtaCTTCCTTTGCAGGACAACTATGATGAAGAAATAGAGGTGTACAAGCATCATCTTGAGCAAACCTACAAGTTGTGCCGACCTTGTCAGACTGCAGTGGAATATTACATCAAGCATCAGAACCGGCAGCTGCGAGCTCTGCTTTTTAATCACCAACTCAGACGCAGTCGTGATGCAGACAAAGCCTTTGTTAAGGTGGTTataatgtgctatataaatgtCAGCAGTAATTGGTGTTGAAGTACATATATAGTTTAACGTTTAAAAAGTAATTTCAGCAATGTCATATGTAGATGCCTTCACACACATCTACAACAGCAGTGTTGACTGTAGTCAGATTTCTAAGTATTTTTCCTCTTCCTTTAAAATGGAATGCTACCTAGTACCAAGTAGCTGTTGGGTCATCTACACAGAAATGTGCAGTTAACACTGATGTACATCTATATGTTGTTTTAACAGTACAGTGGAATAAACcattttatatgtatatttgcAGATTCTTATCAAgctgttggaaaaaaaatagtCCCAGCTTAGCTTTCATTCTGTGAAGAGAATTTGAAATCAGATCTTTGGATGAATGTACATACTGTATGTCACTGGAGCACCCTGTTTTAGTCTCATGTTACTGACGTTGATAAATTTTCCGCTTCACCTATGTATCAGTTTTGTTCATCGTTACCACACTTGATTTTTTTGGCATGGATGTGTAAGCTTTAGTGAAATCCAAAGATATGAAAAGACCTGTTCCCTCTTGCTCCGTTTGTGTCAAATCAAGGAACACGTTTCTTGCTGTTTCAGACTTGCTGTACCAGCTCCAAGAATTCTGGCTCAGTACCCACCAACTAatcagcttctttttttttttcttcttcttctttgttaCAGAGCTCCTACTCTCTCTCCACACCTGTGTGGCTCATAACACTCAGAGCCCTGGCCTTTCTTGTCTGTGCTTTTCTGGTCACAGTGGCAATATATGGATCTGGAGACTTGTCCTCTGTTCCTAACAGCTCTCAGACCCTGAGTGGAGGGGTCATCCCACCCAAACATGCCCTCCAAAATGAAACTGAAGACAAGgccaacaacagcaacaaaacagtgCAAATGTGGAATGATCTGATGGGTCTTCTTCCAGAGCAGGCAGTGGAGAATGTCAAGCTGATCTGGCAGTCTGGAAGAAACCACCAGATGACTGTGGCTTCCATTGGCCTTTTGACTTGCGTAACTGGCGTGTTAATGGCTGGCCCTGTCAGGTGAAACATATAATCtatatttgcatatatatatatagtatatgtagtttattattattatttcactaTGTGCTATTCTGTTGTGAAGGTTGCGGAGAATTGATGCTGTCGCTTCATTCCTTTGGCTCCTGGTGGTATGCCTTTACTTGGTTGAGTGCTATCTGAAGGCTGACATCCCTGATTGGTTGGACACAGTCAAGTTCGGCATTACGTCTTTGTGCTGCTTGGTTGGATTTGCTGCTGCTGTGGCAACACGCAAGCCCACCAGTCCGAGAAGAACCAGAGGCCGCAGGTCAGAAACCGAACAGTGACACTTTTCTAAGCCATTTGTAAGGACTAGATGAGTAGGTCACAGATTAGGAGTATGCCTCATTTATGGGTGTGATTTCCATTTCATTTGCttatttcctcttctctctttgGTTGACACAAATTTGTTACCCATTTCCTAATCACTATTTGCATCATTTTTGTGGTTGTCATAATTTTGGTCCATACAGAATTTTTCAACATGCTCTAAATGGTGATGATTTTGGGCTCTTGGATTAAAGAAGGATTGCTAAAATCTCAAAAGCTGCTTTGATAGACACATAATTGCATGACAAAGTTGCATCTTTAGCTGCATTCTAGCAAGGAAAATGGAACCATAGTGTGTGATGTTAAAATGTACAGGTGGGAAGCAAATATGTTAAGCTAATGTTCACTTTATTACTACAGGTATTGTTTTGACAGAtaatactattactactactactactgttactaCTGTACTGTACTACTAGTACATGTAACAcgtacatttttttcttttatgcaAATACGAAAACACTCTCATATTAGAGGTGTcagccattaaaaaaaaaagctaaaactCAAATCAACCCAGTGTATGGTTGGAAGCTGTTATGTTATATTGCCAAACTATGTATCCTCGATGTCCAATGAAAtgcatgtatctccaaaatagtaactataGAAACTatactttcaatggaagttactaaaaaggttttattccaaataaaatttgcacatttctattggttcatttatcatgaaattttcacacaatgtgaagggcaGTTGCTGTACTCGGATAAGGTAGTAAtctaaaaatcaataaaaatggagatgcatgtttttctttggatagtTACAAATACTGTGTGTGAGTTAAGTTATGCAGATAATGAGTGCACATATAAATTACATATATAATTTAGCATTCTTGACATACtagagaaaacaagaaagatTCTAGGAATATAGTCCTTTCATCTGCTTGAAATTGGTGGTGTCTGATACCAGTTTTTTTCTGATGTAGTTCTGGATTCTCTTGGTAAAATGATGCTACATTAGGAAAAAAAGACTGAACACTACAGTCATGGATTATATTTTCCTTTCAATGAAAAATGTACTTTCAAAACCTGATGGAGTCTAGAACTGAGATTTCTTAAATCATTTTGAAATCACTTGAAACTTGCGTATTTTTTGAAAAATCAAAATGATACAACTGCATAATATTAAAATGCACTACAGCACAGTATTGGTTTTGAGCAGATCAGTATGAAATAGTAATTAAGCGGTATATTTCCTTTGATTTAAGCcttttttaatggtttaacAGGAAATAATTCAGTCTGCTTTTCTCTGCTTTTAAATTAATCAAATTCAGAGCTTTTGGACATTATCCTGTGTTGTCTGATAGCACAATGCATAAGTCTCATAATGTGCATCATGTGGAATGAGCATGCTATTAACTGAATAACTGCGCAAACAACAAGCACCAATCAACTCAATCCAGCATGTTCTTAAGAAAGCTGGGCAACAACATGAATAcagttatttttaatgttttttcctCATACAGACTTTGTTAATATGAGACTGTCTAGTGAATTCAAAAGTGAATAGATTCTTGGGTTAAGCTGTGGGTGTTGATGCACCCAATTGTATTGTTACACCTAAATTTCTGACATCCCAGTAAGTACTAAAATAAAGCTTTGAGTAAAATCAAACTATTATATAAAGATAGTATCATGGGAGAGTAAATTTGTTcttttaatataaacaatatgactgtatttaatgtatttgtgCTGAATTCATGTTGAAGAAAACGTTGTAGCTGGGAAGGTATGAACTGTAGAACTGTATATTTTTGTAGCTTTATATTACTGTACGTTGCAAATAACTCATTTGAGCATTTGTAGTATGTTGCTGTGAAGTGAGAGGTCCAATAAGTAATAAAAGTGAAACGTCCTGATATTAAACTCTTCTCGTTAGTGtactgaacaggatgaagcatgACTGATTCCCAGCACAGAATATGTAATTAGTCATTGATTAATACAAAATTCTGTTTTCCAAATGTGTTACTTATTGgactttttattgtttttaggCTGATTTATTTAACTACAGTGTTAGACATAAGATATCTACTGTCCACAGATGTCTGGTGTAGATTTTATACATCACTTGTGAGAAAGAGCTTTCTAAAACTGTTGCTTGTTGCATCAAGTACATAACTGACGTACAACATTCTCAAATATAGGGGATTTTGTGTTATGGTAGCATTATTAATattgtgatttctttttttgtagTCTTTTGCAGCTCTTATATACAAACGGTTTGATCCGTCCCTTTACTTGTAGTGAGATAACTTGAAATATAACTGGCTGCCTAATTTATTCTGATCATGCCTTTACCAGCGTAATGAAAGTTTTAGCATACTTGTGATTGTAATACCTTTATATATGTGACTCTGTAGATCCTCTATTTTTAGAAGTAAAATACTTTTTAGTTTCACTGGGCCATAATTTTTAGGGATGCACCAATATGGGAATATCTGACTGATACTTAAACAATTATGAAATTTAAACTAAATCCTTCTGTATTTGCATTAAAAACAACTGTAGCATTT from Hoplias malabaricus isolate fHopMal1 chromosome 5, fHopMal1.hap1, whole genome shotgun sequence encodes:
- the tmem201 gene encoding transmembrane protein 201, which produces MEFIEQALLLCPQLLYAGAGAAAVCTGGALLYKLANRKKPTHVKVNCWFCSQDTEVPYGNRNCWDCPNCEQYNGFQENGDYNKPIPAQYMEHLNHGVSAGFPVCEAPKTLQWVNCQMLLCKKCNNNQTIKIKQLASFTPREEDNYDEEIEVYKHHLEQTYKLCRPCQTAVEYYIKHQNRQLRALLFNHQLRRSRDADKAFVKSSYSLSTPVWLITLRALAFLVCAFLVTVAIYGSGDLSSVPNSSQTLSGGVIPPKHALQNETEDKANNSNKTVQMWNDLMGLLPEQAVENVKLIWQSGRNHQMTVASIGLLTCVTGVLMAGPVRLRRIDAVASFLWLLVVCLYLVECYLKADIPDWLDTVKFGITSLCCLVGFAAAVATRKPTSPRRTRGRRYLSGSSVGMFYSGQCSLLSGSSTFIPTPPPNLPQLLAHQQSQKVRKASPSSLPGRLNRALSLGTIPSLARTDSGFLFSGSRPSSQCKDSPPSDYFSLKSGSRPSSPGPSPTPSVAGSVTSTTSSVRQRRPLISPARLNISGQKLQLFSSPLESMNLVSSPPCLSESSHFHSRASMPDVPHVPPFPACNYDMASVFDDSSVFDHAEKKMSSSSGSSNCRVDTTTGNEIDSKSTLKGRFFRSLWPCLLFASLTANFTFMSFYLYYNWR